GGCACGGCTGTTTCCTGGGGCGAGCACTCGGGGATGGGACGTTGGGCAAGCCGCAGGCGAGGTGCTGCGGCGGGCCCAGGCGTAGGCCAGCGAGCCTCGACCCCATGGCTCTCCTGGGCCACTTCTGCGGTGAGTGCACTGGCACGGGTATTGGATAGGGCCTCGAGCGGAGCCCACTTTTTCCTACAGGTGGATGCCTCCGATGCTTGTGGGGGACGGAGAGGCGTAAAACCGCGTCGGCGCGGCACAGAACTTAGACTCGATGGAAGGGCGCGCTTAGCCTCGATCACATCCTCGCATGCAAGACGCATCTAATCAGCGTTGAACCGCCCTGCTTACCGCCGCAGGGCGAGCAGGGCTGGGCCGTCTTCACCGCCGAAGCAGTGGGCGTGATCGTCGCAGGCGGCGCAGTGCGGCGCCTTGCACACCACCACGCCCTCGCGGCGGCAGAGTTCGCGGTAAAAGAACTTCTTCCACTTCATGTTTTGCACATTGCGCGCCGCCAGCCCGGGGAAATGGCGGACCAGCAGGCCCGACAGATCGCTGCGCGCCGTCAGCCCCAGGTCCTGCCACAGATGGTTGGGCCGCAGCGAGCGGCGGGCGAGGATGGTGGCCAACCAAAGCTCGATCTCGCTCGCTCCCTGCCGGTCTGATCCCCTCGCTCCATGCCTGTTTGATCCACTCGCTCCATGCTCGATCAACAGGGCGCGCAGGTCCTCTTCCTCCAAGGCCTCCTCGCCCGGTCCCTCGTCGTCGCTCAAACCGACCAGCAGACCACGGGCCTCGGGCACCCTGGTTTCGATCAGCCGCGTCACCTCGGCGGCCGATAGGCCAAGCCCCGCCGTCAGCGATCCTTCGCTGCCGGCGATCGCCACCATGCAGGCCAGAACGTGATGATCAAAGGCGTCTCCCTCGTCGGGGCCCTCGTCGGGGCCCTCGTCCGGGATCGCCAAGGCGGCCAAAGGGACGGCCGGCCGCGCGGCATGAACGGGAGCATGGATCATGGCATCTCTCCAAAGCCGGACGGAAAGCCGATCACCGGGGGCACGAGCCGCCGCCTTTGGCTCAGGCCAGGGCCGGTTCGGCCGGGGCGTGGGTTTGCGCCTTGGTGCCGCAGACCGTGCCGCAGGCCTCGCAGCCGATGCATTTGCCGCCGTGGGAGACGACCATCACCTTGCGAACGATCTCCTCATCCTCGTCATAGGGGTCGCACAGCGCGCCCTCGTCGTTGATGCCCTTCATCTCCAAAACATCGTGACCGCAAACCTTGAAGCAGCGGCCACAGCCGATGCACAGCGCCTCGTCGATGGCGGTGATGTACTGGGGCACCCAAGGGGAGCCGTCGCGGGTGGTGAACGTCAGAGGGCCCATGGTCGTCTCGTCCTCAAAAGGGTGGCTCGGAAGGTTTGAAGGAAAGGCGTCGGGGGATCGATGCGACGACGCTCAGGCCGAGGCGGCGTCGGGAAAGGCTTCGATGGCCGCCAGACCCTCGGCCACCAGCTTGGCGCCCTTTTCGGCCAGCTTGCTGAGCGAGGGGAAGCCGAAGCGGTGGATGTCGCGCAGATAGGCGTTGATCACCACCAGCTTGCCGGTGGTCAGCAGCATGCGACCAAACCCCTCGTGGCTCATCTTCATGATCGGCGAGGCGACGCGGCCGGTGGCCTTTTCAATGGTCAGGCCGACGGCGGCATAGAAAATCTCCAGCCGCCACAAGATATCGGGATCGGGATCGCCGATGATCGGGATCTCGCGGCGCTGTTCGGCGGTGACGATGAAGGGCCCCAGAACCTCGGCGTCGGGCTTGCCGTCCCAGGCGCCATAGGTATCCTCGGCGCGGATCTGGCGGACCAATTGACGCACGAAGGGGGTTTCCAGGGCGGCGCGATCGGCGTCGTCAAGCAGGGCGGCCTCGTTCATCACAGGCTCTCCTCGGCCATATCCTCGTCATCGAGGAAATCCAGGCGGTTTTCCCCGGCGCCGTCGCGGGTCATGATCTTGCGCAGCCAGGGCGGCGGATTGCCCTTGAGCATCGTCTGCACGCGGTCCAGCACATCGACGATCGGCTCGTCGTTGGGGATCTTCATCGGATGGATGCGCGACTGCACCACCCGCGCCGCCGCCGGGCCGCCGATGGCCTTGACGAACAGCAAGGCGATGCCGTCAAGCGCCTTGACCTTGGCGCGGACCCGGTCCTCGCCATCGTCGGAATGCTTGCCATCCTCGTCGCTGACCGCGTCGAACTGGATGACCTCGACGAAGCTGTAGCCATCGGGACCGACCTCATAGATCGCCATGTGGCGGGCGCCGTTGAAATGGGCGTTGACGGTCTTCATGTCCTGGGTAGCGAGCGCGACTTTCATGCGTCCTCCTGTAACGGAACCCCGATCGGGACCGGCCTCAACCAAGCGCAAGCGGCGAGCGGCCATGATCAGCGCCCTCCTCTGCCCGATTGGTGTTGGCCGGATGGGCGGTGGGGGCGTGAGCGGTCTGGGCGGCTTCGATCAGGGCGTTGCCCAGGGCGAAAACCGTGTCGCGGGTGCCGCGATAGCCTAGCGCCACCCGGTGGGCCACCCCCAGCCGGTCAAGGATCGGGAAGCCGGCGCGAAACAGCGCCACCCCCGCCCGTTCGGCCGGCAGCCGGGCATTGGCGTTGGCGATCATCAGATCACAGCCCCCTGCCCGTTCGGCCAGATCCTCCAGATCGCCGACCACCACCTCCTCGGTGTCCAGCCCGGCCAAAAAGGGGGCGTCGACGCTGGTCACCACCGCCTGCAGACGGGCGCCAAGCCCGCTGACCAATGTGCCCAGCGTCCACACCAGATCGGGCTCGCCGGCCAGGGCCAGACGGGTGCCGCCAAAGGAAAAGTGGCTGTCCATCAGGGCGTCGATCAACTGGCTGCGCTGACGGCGCAGCCGCATCGGCACCGGCCGCCCCGAAATCTCGGCAAGCAGGCTCATCAGGGTGTCCACCGCCTCGAGCCCAGTCACCCGATCCAGGAAGGCGGTCGGCACGCCGGTGCGTTCTTCGAGCAAGGCGCCGGAAATCCGCATGTGCTCGCCAATGGCGATGGTCCGCGCCGCCCGCCCCAGGGTCTGGATCTCCTCAAGCGGTGTGCCGCCCAAGGTCGTCGGCACCCAGGTTTCGGGCAGATGGCCATCAAGCGAGCCCGACAGATCGGGCAGGATGGTCGGGCGCAGGCCAAAGGCTTCGATGATGTCGCGCAGTTCCTCGATATCGCCCGGGGTCAGGTGACAGCCGGCCAGAACGGTCACCCGCTCGGCATCGCGCGGCTGCGGGCCGGCGGGCACCAGGGTGGCGATCATCGCGCTGACCGCCTTGCCCCAGCCGGTTTCCAGCCCGCCGGAGAAGTCGGGCGTCGAAGTCAGCACCACGACGGTGTCGTCAAGCACGGGGTTGCGCTGGCGAATGGTCTTGAGATCGCCAACCATGTCCTCGCCCCGGGTTTCGGTCAGCCCGGTGGTGATCAGACCGATCACCTTGGGATGGGTGCGCTTGGTGATGTTCAGCAGCGCCTGCTCGATGTTCTCCAGGCCACCCAAGATGGTGGTGACCTCGTTCATCGCCGTGGTCTGCAGGGGAATGGCCTCGCGGAAATGGCGAACCATCATCACCAGCGAAAAAGCGGTGCAGCCCTGGGCGCCGTGGAACAGCGGCAGACAGCCGTCGATCCCCATGAAAGCCATGGCGGCCCCCAAGGGGGCGCTGGTCTTGAGCGGGCTGACGGTCAGCGCCTTGCGCGAGCGCACCAGGGTGGCGGGGGGGGACAAGGTCATGGCGCGGCCCTCCGACCGGCGGGGATCAGCGGCGTGACGCCGGGGCTGGCCGCCGGCGGATCCCAGGGCGCCGGGGCGCGGACCTGGGCCCAGACCGGATTGTTGATCTCGATATCCATCTGGCGCACCAGTTCCAGCATG
The DNA window shown above is from Rhodospirillum rubrum ATCC 11170 and carries:
- a CDS encoding nitrogen fixation protein NifQ, with protein sequence MIHAPVHAARPAVPLAALAIPDEGPDEGPDEGDAFDHHVLACMVAIAGSEGSLTAGLGLSAAEVTRLIETRVPEARGLLVGLSDDEGPGEEALEEEDLRALLIEHGASGSNRHGARGSDRQGASEIELWLATILARRSLRPNHLWQDLGLTARSDLSGLLVRHFPGLAARNVQNMKWKKFFYRELCRREGVVVCKAPHCAACDDHAHCFGGEDGPALLALRR
- the fdxB gene encoding ferredoxin III, nif-specific, whose product is MGPLTFTTRDGSPWVPQYITAIDEALCIGCGRCFKVCGHDVLEMKGINDEGALCDPYDEDEEIVRKVMVVSHGGKCIGCEACGTVCGTKAQTHAPAEPALA
- a CDS encoding NifX-associated nitrogen fixation protein, translating into MNEAALLDDADRAALETPFVRQLVRQIRAEDTYGAWDGKPDAEVLGPFIVTAEQRREIPIIGDPDPDILWRLEIFYAAVGLTIEKATGRVASPIMKMSHEGFGRMLLTTGKLVVINAYLRDIHRFGFPSLSKLAEKGAKLVAEGLAAIEAFPDAASA
- the nifX gene encoding nitrogen fixation protein NifX; translation: MKVALATQDMKTVNAHFNGARHMAIYEVGPDGYSFVEVIQFDAVSDEDGKHSDDGEDRVRAKVKALDGIALLFVKAIGGPAAARVVQSRIHPMKIPNDEPIVDVLDRVQTMLKGNPPPWLRKIMTRDGAGENRLDFLDDEDMAEESL
- the nifN gene encoding nitrogenase iron-molybdenum cofactor biosynthesis protein NifN gives rise to the protein MTLSPPATLVRSRKALTVSPLKTSAPLGAAMAFMGIDGCLPLFHGAQGCTAFSLVMMVRHFREAIPLQTTAMNEVTTILGGLENIEQALLNITKRTHPKVIGLITTGLTETRGEDMVGDLKTIRQRNPVLDDTVVVLTSTPDFSGGLETGWGKAVSAMIATLVPAGPQPRDAERVTVLAGCHLTPGDIEELRDIIEAFGLRPTILPDLSGSLDGHLPETWVPTTLGGTPLEEIQTLGRAARTIAIGEHMRISGALLEERTGVPTAFLDRVTGLEAVDTLMSLLAEISGRPVPMRLRRQRSQLIDALMDSHFSFGGTRLALAGEPDLVWTLGTLVSGLGARLQAVVTSVDAPFLAGLDTEEVVVGDLEDLAERAGGCDLMIANANARLPAERAGVALFRAGFPILDRLGVAHRVALGYRGTRDTVFALGNALIEAAQTAHAPTAHPANTNRAEEGADHGRSPLALG